The Candidatus Eisenbacteria bacterium genomic sequence GACGCCGTCCTTTTCCGGGAGCAGCTCCACCTTAAGGCCCGCGGAGCGCCCGTACGTCTCGATGATCTGGCGGTGGTGCGGGTGGATGCCGGGTGACGCCAGCACCAGCCCGCGGCCGTTGACGCCGCGCGAGAGCAGCGCGGCTTCCGCGCAGGCGGTGCCCCCGTCGTAGAGCGAGGCGTTGGCCACCGGCAGTCCGGTCAGCTCGCACATGATGGTCTGGAACTCGAAGATGGCCATCAGGGTGCCCTGCGCCACCTCGGCCTGGTACGGCGTGTAGGCGGTGTAGAACTCCGAGCGGAACAGCAGGTGGGGCAGCGCCGCCGGGATGTAGCGTTCGTAGATGCCGCCGCCCAGGAAGGACACGTGGGTGCCGGCGTGCGCGTTGGCGGCGGCCATGGCGCCGAACTCCCGGCGAAGCTCGAGCTCCGAGGAGCCCGGGGGCAGCGCGAGGGGGCGCTTCAGCTGCAGCGCGGGCGGGATGGCGTCGTCGATCAGCCGGTCGAGGCTGGCCACGCCGATGTCGGCCAGCATGGCCTTCTCATCGGCCGGGCTGGTGCTGAAGTAGTTCACAGGCTCTGTCCGATCAGCGCCGCGTAGGCCTTCGCTTCGAGCAGGTCCTTGCCCTGGTCGGGCCCGGAGGGGCGGATCTTCACGAACCAGCCGTCGCCGTAGGCGTCGCGGTTCACCACCCCGGGGTCGGCGCCCAGGGCTTCGTTCACCGCCGTGATGGTGCCCGACACCGGGGCGTACATGTCGCTCACGGTCTTGACCGCTTCGACGGTCCCAAACGTCGCTCCGGCAACGACCTCCGCGCCGACCTTCGGAAGTTCCACGAATACCACGTCGCCCAGCTCGCCCTGTGCGTAGTCGGTCAGCCCCACCACCCACTCACCGCCCTCGAGCCGCGCCCACTCGTGCTCCTTGGTGTACTTGAGTTCCTGCCTGATGGTGCTCACCTGGTTCCCCCCGTCCCTTGCATTGGGTGTCCTGCCCGGCCGGGCCGGGCCTACTTGTGTGTCGCCTCGGTGTAGAAGGGCTTGCGGACGATCTTCGCCGGCGATTCCGTGCCGCGCTGGCGCACGGCGATCTCGGTGCCCAGCTTCGAGTGCGCGGCGGGCACATAACCCATCCCGATGCCCTTGCGCAGGGTGGGGCTGAACGTGCCGCTGGTCACCGGCCCCAGCACCGCTCCCCCGGCCGCCAGCTCCGAACCGTGCCGCGGAATGGCGCGGTCCAACATCTCGAACGCCACCAGCTTGCGGGGCACGCCCGCGTCGCGCTGCGCGCGCATGGGGGCGCCGCCGAGGAACTCGCCCTTGTCCAGGCGCACCGTCCACTGCAGGCCGGCCTCCAGCGGCGTGGTGGTCTCGTCAATGTCGTTGCCGTAGAGGCAGTAGTTCATCTCCAGCCGCAGGGTGTCGCGCGCCCCCAGGCCCACGGGCCCGATGCCGTGCGCGGCACCCACGCCGAGCACCTTCTCCCAGATCCATTTCGCGTGCTGCGGATGGAAGTAGATCTCGAAGCCGTCCTCGCCGGTGTAGCCGGTGCGCGAGAAGATGCTCGGCACCGCCCACAGGTCCAGCTCGGCGAAGCGGTAGAACGGCAGCTGCAGCGCCGCCTCGGCCACGTGGCCGCGGAACAGGGCCTCGGCCTTGGGCCCCTGCACCGCGAGCTGGGCCCACGCCGGGCTCTCGTCCGCCACCTTCACGCCGGCGACGCCGTGCGCCTGCGCCTGCACCCACTTCACGTCCTTGGGGGTGTTGGCCGCGTTCACCACCAGCAGGTAGCCGTGCTCGCGCTTGTACACCAGGAGGTCGTCCACGATGCCACCCGCGGGCAGGCACATGGGCGTGTACACCACCTTGCCCACGTCCATGCCGCGGATGTCGCAGGGCAGCAGCCGGTCGAGAAACGCCTCGGCGCCGGGCCCGGTGACGGAAATCTCGCCCATGTGGGAAACGTCGAACAGGCCCACGTCGCGCCGCACGCGCTCGTGCTCCTGGAGGATGCCCTGGTACTGGATGGGCATGAGCCAACCGGCGAAGTCGACGATCTTCGCCCCCGCTTCGCGGTGCTGGTCGATGAAGGGGGTTGTCTGAGGCACGCAGATCCTTTCGTTGCCGGGGCTTGTGAGGATGGGTACTCGCAATGTAGGACCGGTGCCGCGCACTGTCAAGGCGACGGGCCGCGGTTGCCGGCCCGCGATGGCCCGCAGCCTGCGCCGGGCACGCGGTTCCGTGGTCGCCGCTTCGTGAGCGTTGACCCGCTCCGAAGGGCGTTCCTATAATGGCTCGTTCCCCGGAGGCGACCATCTACCTTCTTGGCCGGGATGCGGTTGGCCCGGCCCTGGGAGTCGCATGACGACGCAATCGACTGTCTCCAAGGCGGCCGCGCCCGCCATCCCGAAGACCATGCGGGCGCTGGTCAAGCCCGGTCCCCGCGCCGGCGCCGAGCTGCGCACCGTGGAAGTGCCCTCCCCCGGTCCGCGCGACGTGCTGGTGCGCGTGCTGGCCGCCTCCGTCTGCGGCACCGACCTGCACATCTACAGCTGGGACGAGTGGGCCGCCAGCCGCTTCAAGGCGCCCATGACGTTCGGCCACGAGTTCTGCGGCGAGATCGTCCAGTGCGGCTCCGAGGTGGAGAACGTGAAGGTGGGCGACTATGTCACCGCCGAGACGCACGTGATCTGCCACACCTGTTACCAGTGCCGCACCGGCCAGGGCCACGTGTGCGAGAACGTGTCCATCCTGGGGGTGGACCGCCCCGGAATCTTCGCCGACTACGCGGTGATCCCCGCGGAGAACGCGTGGGTCACCGACCGGCGCTTCCCGCCCGAGATCGCCACGCTGCAGGAGCCCTTCGGCAACGCGGTGCACACCTCGCTCACCGGCCGGCTGACGGCCAAGAGCGTGCTGGTGAGCGGCTGCGGCCCGCTGGGGCTGTTCTGCGTGGCGTTGTCGAAGTTCGCGGGCGCCTCGCACGTGTTCGCCACGGAGACCCAGCCGCTGCGCCGCGACCTGGCGAAGAAGGTCGGGGCCACGGCGGTGTTCGACCCGATGACCCAGGACGTGGTGGCCGAGGTGCACCAGCTCACCGGTGGGGCGGGCGTGGACGTGCTGCTGGAGACCGCGGGAGCGCCCGCGGCCATCGAGTCGGGCTTCAAGTGCCTCAAGTACGCCGGACGGGCCTCCCTGATCGGCCTGCCCAGCAAACCCTTCCCGTTCGACTTCACCAACCAGGTGATCTTCAAGGGCGCCACGGTGATCGGCATCTCCGGGAGGGAGATGTTCGAGACCTGGTATTCCACCCGCGCGCTGCTGGAGGGCGGGCTGGACCTCTCGCCGATCATCACCCACAAGCTGCCGCTGGAGGAGTTCGAGAAGGCCTTCCAGCTCATCGCCTCGGGCCAGTGCGGCAAGATCGTGTTCAAGGTCGCGCCCCCCGAGGCCGGCGGC encodes the following:
- the gcvH gene encoding glycine cleavage system protein GcvH, whose protein sequence is MSTIRQELKYTKEHEWARLEGGEWVVGLTDYAQGELGDVVFVELPKVGAEVVAGATFGTVEAVKTVSDMYAPVSGTITAVNEALGADPGVVNRDAYGDGWFVKIRPSGPDQGKDLLEAKAYAALIGQSL
- the gcvT gene encoding glycine cleavage system aminomethyltransferase GcvT, which codes for MPQTTPFIDQHREAGAKIVDFAGWLMPIQYQGILQEHERVRRDVGLFDVSHMGEISVTGPGAEAFLDRLLPCDIRGMDVGKVVYTPMCLPAGGIVDDLLVYKREHGYLLVVNAANTPKDVKWVQAQAHGVAGVKVADESPAWAQLAVQGPKAEALFRGHVAEAALQLPFYRFAELDLWAVPSIFSRTGYTGEDGFEIYFHPQHAKWIWEKVLGVGAAHGIGPVGLGARDTLRLEMNYCLYGNDIDETTTPLEAGLQWTVRLDKGEFLGGAPMRAQRDAGVPRKLVAFEMLDRAIPRHGSELAAGGAVLGPVTSGTFSPTLRKGIGMGYVPAAHSKLGTEIAVRQRGTESPAKIVRKPFYTEATHK
- the tdh gene encoding L-threonine 3-dehydrogenase; this encodes MPKTMRALVKPGPRAGAELRTVEVPSPGPRDVLVRVLAASVCGTDLHIYSWDEWAASRFKAPMTFGHEFCGEIVQCGSEVENVKVGDYVTAETHVICHTCYQCRTGQGHVCENVSILGVDRPGIFADYAVIPAENAWVTDRRFPPEIATLQEPFGNAVHTSLTGRLTAKSVLVSGCGPLGLFCVALSKFAGASHVFATETQPLRRDLAKKVGATAVFDPMTQDVVAEVHQLTGGAGVDVLLETAGAPAAIESGFKCLKYAGRASLIGLPSKPFPFDFTNQVIFKGATVIGISGREMFETWYSTRALLEGGLDLSPIITHKLPLEEFEKAFQLIASGQCGKIVFKVAPPEAGGIRESR